The genome window ACCCTGGCCGACATCCCCGGCTTTCTGATCCTGGCTGGTGGTGTGCCGGTCCGCGTGAACAACGCGGTGGTCGGGGCCGTGGGCGTGGGCGGCGCACCGAGTGGGCTGGTCGACGAGAAATGCGCCACCGACGCGATCCGTACGGTCCTGGGGCAGTAACCGGATCGTGAAGTACTTGGTGCTGCGGCGCGCCCACTCAGGAACACGTATGTACAGAACCTTTTTCGCTCTGGGATTGATGGGGCTGCTGATGGCTGGTTCGCCCCAGGGACAAGCTCGCGGTGACGCTTCCGGAGCAGCCGTAAGGCGCACGCAGGCGCAGCTTGATGCCACGGTCCTGCGGGTCGCGAGTACCGGCCCCGCGGCTCGAATTGCGCAGCTTCTCAGGTCAGGCGCCAGCCCGGACGCACGGGACGGCAACAGCCGCTCTGCGTTGACGGTCGCAGCCCTCGCCGGGCAGGTGGACGTCGCCCGGGTCCTGGTGGCTGCTGGAGCCGACCCGGACGCTCAGGACGACGAACACAACAATGCTCTGCTGGTCACTGGAGAAACCGGGGACGTCGACATGCTACGCGTGGTCCTGACCGCCCGACCTGACCTGACCCGCACCAACCGGTATGGCGGCACGGCCCTGATTCCCGCGGCGGACCGGGGCCATCTGGAGTATGTCCGCGAGATCCTCCGGACCACCCGGATCAACGTGAATCACGTCAATCACCTGGGTTGGACGGCACTCCTGGAGGCTGTGATACTGGGCGACGGGGG of Deinococcus malanensis contains these proteins:
- a CDS encoding ankyrin repeat domain-containing protein, which codes for MYRTFFALGLMGLLMAGSPQGQARGDASGAAVRRTQAQLDATVLRVASTGPAARIAQLLRSGASPDARDGNSRSALTVAALAGQVDVARVLVAAGADPDAQDDEHNNALLVTGETGDVDMLRVVLTARPDLTRTNRYGGTALIPAADRGHLEYVREILRTTRINVNHVNHLGWTALLEAVILGDGGKVHTEIVRELLVHGADRRIADREGVTALQHARKRGFTSIITLLDTSSTTRTNRR